From Pristiophorus japonicus isolate sPriJap1 unplaced genomic scaffold, sPriJap1.hap1 HAP1_SCAFFOLD_1353, whole genome shotgun sequence, a single genomic window includes:
- the LOC139242496 gene encoding complement C1s subcomponent-like, protein CGRTAISDDTGRVFGGKPARLGYFPWQVRLRTYDGKVGGGALVSDGWILTAAHLFDVSRQTTVHGGIINLQGLSPEKALPVEDAFLHPSYRPQADGSEPYFEHDVALVKLRARAKLGANLSPVCLPAAGETSPLRAGRLGYITGWGKTEVRDRPIFLQYAEVPVVGMDKCRGLDYRGKRPRFTDKMVCAGQPGTDSCQGDSGGPFVLRDLRHPSRHVVRGIVSFGPQQCGSYGVYTHVGRYLAWIVKTMREHGSWEDEETRA, encoded by the coding sequence TGTGCGGGCGCACGGCCATCTCCGACGACACGGGGCGTGTCTTCGGCGGCAAGCCGGCGCGGCTGGGGTACTTTCCCTGGCAGGTGCGGCTGCGTACGTACGACGGGAAGGTGGGCGGAGGGGCGCTGGTGTCCGACGGCTGGATCCTGACGGCGGCCCACCTCTTCGACGTCTCGCGGCAAACCACGGTTCACGGCGGCATCATCAACTTGCAGGGCCTGTCGCCGGAGAAGGCCTTGCCCGTGGAGGACGCCTTCCTGCACCCGAGCTACAGGCCACAGGCCGACGGCAGCGAGCCCTACTTCGAGCACGATGTGGCGTTGGTCAAGTTGCGGGCGAGGGCCAAGCTGGGCGCCAACCTGTCTCCTGTCTGCCTGCCCGCCGCCGGTGAAACCAGCCCGCTGCGGGCGGGGAGACTGGGCTACATCACCGGGTGGGGCAAGACAGAGGTGCGCGACCGGCCCATCTTCCTGCAGTACGCCGAGGTGCCCGTGGTGGGCATGGACAAGTGCAGAGGCCTGGACTACCGGGGAAAGAGGCCAAGGTTCACGGACAAAATGGTCTGCGCCGGTCAGCCAGGCACCGACTCCTGCCAGGGTGACAGCGGGGGGCCCTTCGTCTTGCGGGACCTCCGCCACCCCAGCCGCCACGTGGTGAGGGGCATCGTGTCCTTCGGGCCCCAGCAGTGCGGCAGCTACGGGGTGTACACCCACGTGGGCCGGTACCTGGCCTGGATTGTGAAGACCATGCGGGAACACGGGAGCTGGGAGGATGAGGAGACACGCGCGTAA